From a single Glycine soja cultivar W05 chromosome 19, ASM419377v2, whole genome shotgun sequence genomic region:
- the LOC114400590 gene encoding uncharacterized protein LOC114400590, whose translation MEDSFRVRAERAFGSLPIPASSSLNSLWSLTEDEIQNTPSNRTPKPKPKPKTKPQSQSYSFSSSRVQLEKDLNDFDDDEEEEPRGPSKPPDYDDEQWQIKAGIGRDCTLDYEEEEDQYDKQAIGKENLGDRLYMKDINDDGVEISSCNVFPTSFRDLVRDPRANHLAARIRLKQDDEAAAKKIDALHVSEKSAPDIGSGGDAVNPKSILRSKDNPSEPRPQKRVRFDSECDDRGNDDVDGHEGTRDVRMKTSSMEEDTASDQLSKSQEFDSAVPDYIRNPSRYTRYTFDDSPSDMDDKSNKEACMSFLSQLKGSNAAKGTGSQADEALEDLPSVTFISKKKSGDANMCDSETVPKPKLDAGMEAMNRRAFPVGIAAGDSENSDACAMEEDEPEVEVVKKSLQKLNRQYRKKAQEEPV comes from the exons ATGGAAGACAGTTTCAGAGTGCGAGCAGAGAGAGCATTTGGTTCTCTTCCAATCCCCGCTTCTTCTTCCCTCAACTCACTCTGGTCTCTCACCGAAGACGAAATCCAAAACACCCCTTCCAATCGCACCCCCAAACCCAAACCCAAGCCCAAAACTAAACCCCAATCCCAATCCTATTCATTTTCCAGTTCCCGGGTTCAGCTCGAGAAGGACCTCAATGATTTCGACGACGACGAAGAAGAAGAGCCACGTGGACCCTCTAAACCCCCTGATTACGATGATGAACAGTGGCAGATTAAGGCTGGTATTGGCCGAGATTGCACCCTCGATTACGAG GAAGAGGAGGATCAATATGACAAGCAGGCTATAGGCAAAGAGAACTTGGGTGATCGCTTGTATATGAAGGATATAAATGACGATGGAGTTGAGATTAGTTCTTGCAATGTTTTCCCCACTTCGTTCAGAGATTTAGTGAGAGACCCGCGTGCAAATCATTTGGCTGCGAGGATTAGGCTGAAGCAGGATGATGAAGCAGCAGCTAAAAAAATTGATGCTCTGCATGTCTCTGAGAAATCTGCGCCAGACATTGGTAGTGGTGGTGATGCTGTTAACCCAAAGTCAATCTTGAGAAGTAAGGATAACCCTTCGGAGCCCAGGCCGCAGAAACGTGTTCGGTTTGATTCTGAATGTGACGATAGAGGTAATGATGATGTTGATGGGCATGAAGGAACCAGGGATGTTCGCATGAAGACCTCTTCAATGGAAGAGGATACAGCTTCGGATCAGTTGTCAAAGTCGCAAGAATTTGATTCAGCAGTTCCAGATTACATTCGTAATCCTTCAAGATACACGCGTTACACTTTTGATGATTCTCCAAGTGACATGGATGACAAATCAAATAAGGAAGCATGCATGAGCTTCCTTTCGCAGTTGAAGGGGTCAAATGCTGCCAAGGGAACTGGATCTCAAGCAGATGAAGCTTTGGAAGATCTTCCATCGGTAACCTTTATATCAAAGAAGAAATCTGGAGATGCCAATATGTGCGACAGTGAGACGGTGCCAAAGCCAAAGCTTGATGCTGGCATGGAGGCCATGAATAGAAGAGCCTTCCCTGTTGGCATAGCTGCTGGTGATTCTGAGAACAGTGATGCTTGTGCAATGGAAGAAGATGAACCAGAAGTTGAAGTCGTTAAAAAGAGCTTGCAGAAGTTAAACCGCCAGTACAGGAAGAAAGCTCAGGAGGAGCCTGTGTAA